A single window of Syntrophotalea acetylenica DNA harbors:
- a CDS encoding DUF2270 domain-containing protein, which produces MPDTIRDDQSLSRAETITAVIHYYRAESARALAWRERLDRTTNWAVAATAAFLGFVFSHPEITHAAFVFGLVMVYILLFVEARRFRFYDAYEYRVRLLHQEFVARLLKGRLDFSAEAQWRIDLAEDLLHPRYKMGALQAIGQRVHANYIYLFAVLLGGWLLKIKLHPLIARSWDQYLEQASVGGLPGFWSLLFMAVFVLHLFYLRHVGQRAKGGRDLIYPRQGG; this is translated from the coding sequence ATGCCGGATACGATCCGCGACGACCAATCTCTCAGCCGCGCTGAAACCATCACCGCCGTCATTCACTATTACCGTGCGGAATCGGCGCGCGCTCTGGCCTGGCGGGAGCGACTCGACCGCACCACCAACTGGGCGGTAGCCGCAACCGCGGCATTTCTCGGTTTTGTGTTCAGCCATCCGGAAATTACTCATGCCGCCTTTGTGTTCGGTCTGGTGATGGTGTATATCCTGCTGTTTGTCGAAGCGCGCCGGTTCCGCTTTTACGATGCCTACGAATACCGCGTACGCCTGCTGCACCAGGAATTTGTTGCCAGGCTGCTCAAGGGCCGGCTCGATTTTTCCGCTGAAGCACAATGGCGCATTGATCTGGCCGAGGACCTGCTGCATCCCCGTTACAAGATGGGAGCACTGCAGGCCATCGGGCAGCGGGTTCACGCCAATTATATTTATCTGTTCGCTGTGCTGCTGGGTGGCTGGCTGCTGAAAATCAAGCTGCATCCGCTGATCGCGCGTTCCTGGGACCAGTACCTGGAACAGGCTTCGGTCGGCGGGCTGCCCGGCTTCTGGTCGTTGCTGTTCATGGCGGTCTTTGTCCTTCACCTGTTTTACCTGCGTCATGTCGGGCAGCGGGCCAAGGGCGGCCGTGACCTGATCTATCCCCGGCAGGGCGGCTGA